Part of the Flavobacterium okayamense genome, ATGAAACTGGTTACACTAAAATCAATTGGAATAAAGAGGACATTAGTAACGACATGGGTAAAGTTTCAATAAACAATAAAGGTGAAGTTCCTGTTTTTGGTGGTATTTATTGGCAATATTTTGAAAATTTAGAAAATGTTAAAGCTGACAGTACTTTAGTTATTAATATTAATAAGAAGCTTTTCAAAAAAATAAAAACACCTGAAGGAAATAACTTAGTTGAAATAACAAATAACAATATTAAAACTGGAGATTTAATTACAATAAAATTAACCGTAAGGGTAAAAGAAAATCTTGAATTTGTTCATTTAAAAGATTCTCGAGCTTCTTGTTTTGAACCTATTGATGTTATTTCAGAATATCAATATGAAGATGGAGCATATTTCTATAAAAGTACTAGAGATACTGCAACTCACTTTTTCTTCGATGATTTAAGTAAAGGAACTTATATTTTAGAATATGATGTAAGAATAACTAACTTAGGTAGTTTTACAGATGGCATAGCAACAATACAAAGTATGTATGCTCCTGAATTTAACAGCCACTCTTCTGCTTCTAAGATTACTATCGAATAAAAAAAAAACTCCAACGTTTGTTGGAGTTTTTTTTTATTTAAGTCTTTCATACTTACAACAACCATGTAGATTGTTATAATCTTCCTCAGTTGCTTTAAAGTCTTCTGTATCGTGACCAACTTTTGCAATTGCCTTTTTAATATCGGCTAATGAGCATTTATTTTCATCATAAATTACATGAATATCATGATGATCAACATGCCAATCAGCACTTTTTACGCCTTTTACAGAAAAAGCAGCTTTTTCAATGCGCTTTTCGCACATCTCGCAATTTCCATTTACATTAAATTCTGCTTTTTTGTTTTTACTTTTTTTCTCTTGTGCTACTGTTACAAAAGAAATCAGCATTAATAGAATTACTACTATTTTTTTCATTTTTTAATTATTTTATATTGTTATTTAATTTTAAATCGTAAAC contains:
- a CDS encoding heavy-metal-associated domain-containing protein, producing MKKIVVILLMLISFVTVAQEKKSKNKKAEFNVNGNCEMCEKRIEKAAFSVKGVKSADWHVDHHDIHVIYDENKCSLADIKKAIAKVGHDTEDFKATEEDYNNLHGCCKYERLK